From the Immundisolibacter sp. genome, one window contains:
- a CDS encoding aromatic ring-hydroxylating dioxygenase subunit alpha has translation MRTERAVPVDYDVLVQADRVHSALYTDPVIFDEEMEKIFHNGWVFVGHDSEIPGPGDYVTRQIGYQPVIMSRGKDGRVHVVRNRCAHRGNKVCARESGNSKVFACPYHGWVYDLDGSLLDTPQADGYGAGFDKSAHGMVPAAQVEVYRGFVFASLNHSGMTLDEHLGRARELLDRCCDLSPEGELDLTAGWLKHRFKANWKMLPENDCDGYHVDFTHSSFMSATDSQAIDLIQSGAEPVVRDWGNGHIEIDFGVAYRKRGNPFEWFGRVSASKLPNYVKAMEAHYGKEKANEMFCGGPPHAIIFPNLFLGELNVVFYYPVSAGECVQLYTPMLLKGAPEVNQRAIHQTEGAVGPGSFLIPEDVVIAERNQAGLAAQQPEWMDLSRGLHREYQQDGLTVSHMSDETVNRAFYRRYKTAMQRDLRAVT, from the coding sequence ATGCGCACAGAACGTGCTGTTCCTGTCGACTACGACGTGCTGGTTCAGGCGGACCGCGTCCACAGCGCGCTGTATACGGACCCGGTCATCTTCGACGAGGAGATGGAAAAGATATTTCACAACGGCTGGGTATTCGTCGGCCACGACAGCGAAATTCCGGGCCCAGGCGATTACGTTACCCGCCAGATCGGTTATCAGCCGGTCATCATGTCGCGCGGCAAGGACGGTCGCGTGCATGTCGTGCGCAATCGCTGTGCCCACCGGGGCAACAAAGTCTGTGCCCGCGAAAGCGGCAATAGCAAAGTATTCGCGTGCCCTTACCACGGCTGGGTATACGACCTGGATGGCAGTCTTCTGGATACGCCGCAGGCGGATGGCTACGGCGCCGGCTTCGACAAATCGGCGCACGGCATGGTGCCGGCCGCGCAGGTGGAGGTTTATCGCGGCTTCGTGTTCGCGAGCCTGAATCATTCCGGCATGACGCTGGACGAACATCTGGGCCGGGCCAGGGAATTACTGGATCGCTGCTGCGATCTGTCGCCCGAGGGTGAACTGGACCTGACCGCCGGTTGGCTGAAGCATAGATTCAAGGCCAACTGGAAGATGCTGCCCGAGAACGACTGCGACGGGTACCACGTCGATTTCACGCATTCCTCGTTCATGTCCGCCACCGATTCACAGGCCATCGATCTTATCCAGAGCGGGGCCGAGCCGGTGGTGAGGGACTGGGGCAACGGGCACATCGAGATCGACTTTGGCGTGGCCTACCGCAAACGGGGCAATCCGTTCGAGTGGTTCGGTCGGGTGTCGGCGTCGAAACTGCCCAATTACGTCAAGGCGATGGAAGCGCACTACGGCAAGGAAAAAGCCAACGAAATGTTCTGCGGCGGCCCGCCGCACGCCATCATCTTTCCGAACTTGTTTCTGGGCGAACTGAACGTCGTCTTCTATTACCCGGTCAGCGCAGGCGAATGCGTGCAGCTGTATACCCCAATGCTGCTCAAAGGCGCGCCGGAAGTGAACCAGCGCGCGATTCACCAGACCGAGGGCGCCGTGGGTCCGGGCTCGTTTCTGATTCCGGAGGACGTGGTCATCGCCGAGCGCAACCAGGCGGGCCTGGCCGCCCAGCAGCCAGAGTGGATGGATCTGAGCCGTGGTCTGCATCGGGAGTATCAGCAAGACGGGCTGACCGTGTCGCACATGTCGGACGAAACGGTGAACCGGGCTTTTTACCGGCGCTACAAGACCGCGATGCAGCGCGATCTGCGGGCTGTGACCTGA
- a CDS encoding 3'-5' exonuclease, whose amino-acid sequence MFKSVFDKVWAFDCEWVPDPAAGRALHRLPAELGDREVIEQMWQHGGASAEDPMPFLKTIVCRVVSIAAVTRQRRRDGSVQLHLLSLPRDIADPAQVAESHVIGTFLDAIGEHKPQLVGFNSIAADLKILLQRAVVNGISAADFCRRPDKPWEGIDYFARGDAHVDIKDILGGWGKATPSLHELATLSGIPGKLDVDGNAVAGLWLDGQLDRIVAYNECDALTTYLVWLRLAHLGGHFDDRGYAEEQQRVRALVEGLIAQGRAHLATYLTAWDQLSGRP is encoded by the coding sequence GTGTTCAAGAGCGTGTTCGACAAAGTGTGGGCGTTCGATTGCGAATGGGTGCCCGATCCGGCGGCCGGGCGGGCACTGCACCGTCTGCCAGCCGAGCTGGGCGACCGCGAGGTTATCGAGCAGATGTGGCAGCACGGCGGCGCCAGTGCTGAAGACCCGATGCCTTTTCTCAAAACCATCGTCTGCCGGGTGGTATCGATTGCCGCGGTCACCCGCCAACGGCGCCGCGACGGCAGCGTGCAACTGCACCTGTTGTCCCTGCCGCGGGACATTGCCGACCCCGCGCAGGTCGCGGAAAGCCACGTCATCGGTACCTTTCTGGACGCCATTGGCGAGCATAAGCCGCAGCTGGTCGGCTTCAACTCGATTGCCGCCGACCTTAAGATCCTCCTGCAGCGGGCAGTGGTCAACGGCATCAGCGCGGCGGATTTTTGCCGGCGACCGGACAAGCCCTGGGAAGGGATTGATTACTTCGCCCGTGGCGACGCGCATGTCGACATCAAGGACATCCTGGGCGGCTGGGGCAAGGCCACGCCGTCGCTGCACGAACTGGCCACGCTGTCCGGCATTCCCGGCAAGCTGGACGTGGATGGCAACGCGGTGGCGGGACTGTGGCTGGACGGCCAGCTGGACCGGATTGTTGCCTACAACGAGTGCGACGCGCTCACCACCTACCTGGTGTGGCTGCGCCTGGCGCATCTGGGCGGTCACTTCGACGACCGCGGCTACGCAGAAGAACAACAACGCGTGCGGGCGCTGGTGGAGGGTCTGATCGCGCAGGGCCGCGCGCATCTGGCGACCTACCTGACTGCGTGGGATCAGTTGTCCGGTCGGCCTTGA